The Pseudomonadota bacterium genome has a window encoding:
- a CDS encoding TAXI family TRAP transporter solute-binding subunit: MFKNLATVILCGLLVSAAALAQQSRFATIGTGHITGASYPTGGAIIRVSSRQARSRGLRLSVEATSGGGYNLQTLLNKELDFAITNEYLTGKAWTGTGPFASAGPQRNLRFVMRLHDQLLFVVAHPDAGIATFDDLKGKKVALGGEGSDAAAIVDAIFAAKGWSQEAISEQPISIGDAVWNLCDRKIDAYIVMDGLINAGVKDAQNACNAVFVPVTGAAIDTMLGVEPGLRAASIPKGVYGGMSGDVQTIGTSALLLSSTSVDSGTVYDVTQLVLSNVNRFTILHPSLQGLTAARMSSAMPEGIVVHDGAERSFREEGLQ, translated from the coding sequence ATGTTCAAGAATCTGGCTACGGTCATTTTGTGCGGCCTTTTGGTTAGCGCAGCCGCGCTTGCACAGCAGTCGAGGTTCGCAACTATTGGAACAGGACACATAACTGGCGCCAGCTACCCGACAGGTGGTGCGATAATACGTGTCTCAAGCCGTCAGGCTCGCTCGCGGGGGCTTCGCTTGTCTGTCGAAGCAACAAGTGGTGGGGGCTACAATCTTCAGACCCTCCTGAACAAGGAGCTGGATTTCGCTATCACCAATGAATATCTGACGGGTAAAGCGTGGACAGGGACTGGGCCTTTCGCCTCGGCCGGACCGCAGCGAAACCTCCGCTTTGTTATGCGGCTTCACGATCAGCTATTGTTTGTGGTGGCTCATCCCGATGCGGGCATAGCGACTTTCGATGATCTGAAGGGAAAAAAGGTCGCGCTTGGCGGGGAAGGCTCCGACGCAGCAGCGATAGTAGACGCCATCTTTGCTGCCAAAGGCTGGTCACAAGAGGCGATATCGGAACAGCCCATTAGTATTGGCGATGCGGTTTGGAATCTTTGTGACCGCAAGATCGATGCTTATATCGTCATGGATGGACTTATCAATGCTGGCGTCAAGGACGCCCAGAACGCTTGCAATGCGGTCTTTGTTCCGGTGACAGGCGCAGCTATCGACACAATGCTGGGGGTCGAGCCTGGATTGCGCGCCGCGAGCATTCCCAAGGGGGTGTATGGCGGAATGAGCGGCGATGTTCAGACGATTGGAACATCCGCTCTGCTTCTTTCCTCCACCAGCGTTGATTCAGGAACGGTGTATGATGTGACCCAATTAGTCCTGTCAAATGTGAACAGATTCACAATACTGCATCCCAGCCTTCAAGGCCTAACAGCGGCGAGAATGTCCTCTGCTATGCCAGAGGGCATTGTGGTTCATGATGGCGCGGAGCGTTCTTTTCGTGAGGAAGGGCTTCAATAG
- the bamE gene encoding outer membrane protein assembly factor BamE, whose protein sequence is MAQAIRRTRDKYEREDERDAMAIKPLSILIAGTATLALLGGCTKIRAHRGYIADPTLVSSVQPGVDDKRSVEDMLGRPTFIGQFTSNEWYYVARDTRQLAFARPRPEQQTVLRVKFDDRGQVTDVAQTGVELAVRISPDGDATPTLGRERGFFEDLFGNIGTVGAPGATGPGGPVGPGGGGP, encoded by the coding sequence ATGGCGCAGGCCATCCGGCGGACCAGAGATAAATATGAACGGGAAGACGAACGCGACGCCATGGCCATAAAGCCGCTCTCAATCCTTATTGCCGGGACCGCGACGCTGGCGCTGCTTGGTGGCTGCACCAAGATTCGCGCGCATCGCGGCTATATTGCCGATCCGACCCTTGTCAGCTCGGTACAACCGGGTGTCGATGACAAGAGATCGGTCGAGGATATGCTCGGGCGCCCGACCTTTATCGGCCAGTTCACCAGCAATGAATGGTATTATGTCGCGCGTGACACCCGTCAGCTCGCCTTTGCCCGGCCACGACCCGAACAGCAGACCGTGCTGCGCGTCAAATTCGATGATCGTGGACAGGTGACCGATGTCGCCCAGACCGGAGTCGAACTGGCGGTGCGAATATCGCCCGATGGTGATGCCACCCCGACACTGGGCCGCGAGCGCGGTTTCTTTGAGGATCTGTTCGGCAATATCGGCACCGTCGGCGCACCTGGTGCGACCGGACCCGGCGGCCCTGTCGGTCCGGGTGGCGGTGGCCCCTGA
- a CDS encoding SAM-dependent methyltransferase, translated as MISELAQRFTRLIEATGPISVAQYMGESNAAYYAARDPLGAEGDFITAPEISQMFGEMIGLWFADLFLRSGYKGRPHYVELGPGRGTLAQDALGAMAQFGIEPKVHFLETSPALRERQAALRPDAIWHDALDTLPRSGALLVMANEFFDALPVRQLIATHAGWRERVVARTGEQFAALPGARPMDAVVPQDFRNAPPGSILETCPAASGFAYELASRIKAQGGAMLTVDYGYDTPQLGSTLQAVRAHQKVDPFSDPGECDITAHVNFDELKQIGLSHGLRPHGPVGQGSFLKALGIETRTRMLAEANPAQADALKTAQDRLVNDDPDSMGELFRVLALTATTWPQPEGFGTSNGAR; from the coding sequence ATGATATCCGAACTGGCACAGCGCTTTACCCGGCTGATCGAGGCCACCGGTCCGATATCGGTGGCGCAATATATGGGCGAGTCCAACGCCGCCTATTATGCTGCGCGTGATCCGCTGGGGGCAGAAGGTGATTTCATCACCGCGCCCGAAATCAGCCAGATGTTTGGCGAGATGATCGGGCTGTGGTTCGCCGATCTGTTCCTGCGCTCGGGCTATAAAGGGCGACCGCATTATGTCGAGCTCGGCCCTGGACGCGGCACGCTGGCGCAGGATGCGCTTGGCGCCATGGCGCAATTCGGCATCGAGCCGAAAGTCCATTTCCTCGAGACCAGCCCGGCGCTACGCGAGCGGCAGGCAGCACTGCGCCCCGATGCCATTTGGCACGATGCGCTCGACACATTGCCGCGCAGTGGTGCGCTGCTGGTCATGGCCAATGAGTTTTTCGATGCGCTGCCGGTGCGCCAGCTGATCGCCACCCATGCCGGATGGCGCGAGCGCGTCGTTGCGCGCACGGGCGAACAGTTCGCCGCATTGCCCGGCGCACGACCGATGGATGCGGTGGTGCCGCAGGACTTTCGCAACGCCCCGCCGGGCAGCATATTGGAGACCTGCCCCGCTGCCAGCGGCTTCGCCTATGAGCTTGCCAGCCGCATCAAAGCCCAGGGCGGCGCCATGCTCACCGTCGATTATGGCTATGACACGCCGCAGCTGGGCAGCACGCTGCAGGCGGTGCGGGCGCACCAGAAAGTCGATCCGTTCAGCGATCCGGGCGAGTGCGACATCACCGCACATGTCAATTTCGACGAGCTGAAACAGATCGGTCTGTCGCACGGCCTGCGCCCGCATGGACCGGTCGGCCAGGGGTCGTTTCTCAAAGCACTGGGCATCGAGACCCGCACCCGGATGCTGGCCGAGGCCAATCCCGCGCAGGCCGATGCGCTCAAGACGGCGCAGGACCGGCTGGTCAATGACGATCCCGATTCGATGGGCGAACTGTTCCGGGTGCTGGCGCTGACCGCGACCACCTGGCCACAGCCCGAGGGCTTCGGCACCAGTAATGGCGCGCGGTAA
- a CDS encoding ferrous iron transporter B, with translation MTTAQPLIALVGNPNAGKSALFNALTGAQQKIANYPGVTVERKAGRIALADGRPAELIDLPGSYSLNPTSPDEAVTRKVVMGEQEGERQPDLIILVIDATNMEQHLAFALEVLALGRPVVMALNMVDLAERDGLTIDPARLSAQLDIPVVETVAVRRRGLEELNTAISERLSAIDATHQLPITPGAPMRERRRLAETIARDAIVGETTSRRLSQQADAILLHPVFGPLILLALLFVIFQAVFSWATPAMDLIESGAEALSGLVTSTMPEGFFRDLITEGLIAGVGSVVVFLPQILILFLFILLMEASGYMARAAFIMDRLMALVGLSGRSFIPLLSSFACAIPGIMATRSISDSRDRLTTILIAPLMTCSARLPVYTVIIGAFIPNIRVAPFVGLQGLVLFGLYIFGIIGAMLVAWILRATVTRGAAGGFLMEMPKYQVPRIRDVLLGLWQRAWIFLRRAGTIIFAVTIGLWLLLSYPQKPVGSDISQVDYSAAGRIAGVIEPVVAPIGFSRDIALALIPAMAAREVAVAALATTYAVDAEDEDEQAVELGQQLAGRWSLPTALAFLAWFVFAPQCLSTIAVTRRETNSWRWPIFMLVYLFALAWIAAGITYWTASALGL, from the coding sequence ATGACCACCGCGCAGCCGCTTATTGCTCTGGTCGGCAACCCCAATGCGGGCAAGAGCGCGCTGTTCAATGCGCTCACCGGGGCGCAGCAGAAGATTGCCAACTATCCCGGTGTCACCGTCGAGCGCAAGGCGGGGCGCATCGCGCTTGCCGATGGCCGCCCGGCCGAGCTGATCGACCTACCCGGCAGCTACAGTCTCAACCCCACCAGCCCCGATGAAGCGGTGACCCGCAAGGTGGTGATGGGCGAGCAGGAAGGCGAGCGCCAACCGGACCTCATCATTCTCGTCATCGATGCGACCAATATGGAGCAGCATCTCGCCTTTGCGCTGGAGGTGCTGGCGCTGGGCCGTCCGGTGGTGATGGCGCTCAATATGGTCGACCTGGCCGAGCGCGATGGCCTGACCATTGATCCAGCGCGGCTATCAGCGCAGTTGGATATTCCGGTTGTCGAAACCGTAGCTGTCCGGCGTCGTGGCCTCGAAGAGCTGAACACGGCGATAAGCGAGCGCCTGTCAGCGATCGACGCGACACACCAATTGCCTATCACCCCGGGCGCACCGATGCGTGAGCGGCGGCGTCTCGCCGAGACGATAGCACGCGACGCGATTGTCGGCGAAACAACGAGCCGCCGCCTCTCGCAACAGGCCGATGCGATCTTGCTGCATCCGGTCTTTGGTCCACTGATTCTGCTGGCGCTGTTATTTGTGATCTTTCAGGCGGTGTTTAGCTGGGCAACACCGGCAATGGACCTGATCGAAAGCGGCGCGGAAGCCCTGTCCGGTCTGGTCACCAGCACGATGCCCGAAGGCTTTTTCCGCGACCTTATCACCGAAGGCCTGATCGCGGGCGTCGGATCGGTGGTCGTGTTTCTGCCGCAAATCCTGATCCTGTTTCTCTTCATCCTGCTGATGGAAGCCTCGGGCTATATGGCACGCGCTGCTTTTATCATGGACCGATTGATGGCGCTGGTCGGCCTGTCTGGCCGCTCGTTCATCCCGCTGCTCTCCTCCTTTGCCTGCGCCATTCCCGGCATTATGGCGACGCGCAGCATCTCCGACTCGCGCGACCGGCTAACCACGATTCTCATCGCACCGCTGATGACCTGCTCGGCGCGCCTGCCGGTCTATACCGTGATCATCGGTGCATTTATTCCCAATATCCGCGTCGCCCCCTTTGTCGGGCTGCAGGGCCTTGTGCTGTTTGGCCTGTATATTTTCGGCATTATCGGCGCGATGCTGGTCGCCTGGATTTTGCGCGCCACCGTCACCCGCGGCGCGGCAGGCGGCTTCCTTATGGAAATGCCGAAATATCAGGTGCCGCGCATCCGCGATGTACTGCTCGGTCTATGGCAGCGGGCATGGATATTCCTGCGCCGCGCCGGCACCATCATCTTCGCTGTCACCATCGGCCTGTGGCTGCTGCTCAGCTATCCGCAAAAGCCGGTGGGCAGCGATATCAGCCAGGTCGATTACAGTGCCGCCGGGCGGATTGCCGGGGTGATCGAACCGGTGGTCGCGCCGATCGGCTTCAGCCGCGATATCGCGCTGGCGCTGATCCCGGCTATGGCCGCACGCGAAGTTGCGGTGGCGGCGCTGGCCACCACCTATGCCGTCGACGCCGAGGACGAGGATGAACAGGCGGTCGAACTGGGGCAGCAGCTCGCCGGGCGCTGGTCGCTGCCTACGGCTTTGGCCTTTCTCGCCTGGTTCGTTTTTGCACCGCAATGCTTGTCCACCATCGCGGTCACAAGGCGCGAGACCAATAGCTGGCGCTGGCCGATCTTCATGCTGGTCTATCTTTTTGCGCTGGCCTGGATTGCGGCGGGGATAACTTACTGGACCGCAAGTGCATTGGGGCTGTAA
- a CDS encoding hemolysin family protein, translating into MAPFPWLDLVIILVLVLLNGVFAMSELAIVSARTARLAALAEKGNRGARTAMALAANPGRFLSTVQVGITLIGIIAGAYSGASLGGPVAERLARAGVAADLSQTLGFALVIGFTTYASLVIGELVPKQIALRSAERIAVVMAIPMDLLARIAAPLVWVLDMTSALIFRLLGLRRTADDLVTAEELQMVFAEATKSGVIEEQERAIISGVVRLADRPVREVMTPRTEVDWIDVDADVTAIAELLERSQHSLWPVAEGSIDVIIGVVKVRELLLAMTRGDTPDIRALMLEPAIIPDQVDAMDALGVLQQADVTMAMVHDEYGHFEGLVTPADVLSALAGNFVSDSEDGALPRIIEREDGSLLVSGALPADMLADRIGLRFDEDRDFATVAGYALAILRHLPQEGEAFADQGWRFEIVDMDGRKIDKLIARPLSSGEETA; encoded by the coding sequence ATGGCGCCTTTTCCCTGGCTCGATCTGGTCATCATTCTCGTTCTGGTGTTGCTGAACGGCGTTTTCGCCATGTCCGAACTCGCCATCGTATCGGCGCGCACGGCGCGGCTCGCGGCGTTGGCCGAAAAGGGCAATCGCGGCGCCCGCACCGCCATGGCGCTGGCGGCCAATCCCGGGCGATTTCTCTCGACGGTACAGGTCGGTATCACCCTGATCGGTATTATCGCCGGTGCCTATTCGGGTGCCAGCCTGGGCGGTCCGGTGGCGGAACGGCTTGCGCGTGCCGGGGTTGCCGCCGATCTGTCCCAGACTCTCGGCTTTGCCCTTGTCATCGGCTTCACCACCTATGCGTCGTTGGTCATCGGTGAGCTGGTGCCGAAACAGATTGCGTTGCGCTCGGCCGAACGGATCGCGGTGGTGATGGCGATTCCCATGGACCTGCTCGCGCGCATCGCCGCGCCGCTGGTGTGGGTGCTCGACATGACCAGCGCGCTGATCTTCCGTCTGCTTGGCCTCCGCCGTACCGCCGATGATCTGGTGACGGCGGAAGAATTGCAGATGGTGTTTGCCGAGGCCACCAAATCGGGTGTGATCGAGGAGCAGGAGCGCGCGATCATCTCCGGCGTGGTGCGGCTGGCCGACCGCCCGGTCCGCGAGGTGATGACTCCGCGTACCGAAGTCGACTGGATCGATGTCGATGCCGATGTCACCGCCATTGCCGAACTGCTCGAGCGGTCGCAGCACAGTCTGTGGCCGGTTGCCGAAGGTTCGATCGATGTGATTATCGGCGTGGTCAAGGTGCGTGAATTGCTGCTCGCCATGACTCGCGGTGATACGCCGGATATTCGCGCGCTGATGCTAGAACCGGCCATCATCCCCGATCAGGTTGACGCCATGGATGCGCTTGGCGTGCTGCAGCAGGCCGATGTCACCATGGCGATGGTGCATGATGAATATGGCCATTTCGAAGGGCTGGTGACGCCGGCCGATGTGCTGTCGGCGCTGGCGGGTAATTTCGTGTCAGACAGCGAGGACGGCGCGCTGCCGCGGATTATCGAGCGCGAGGACGGCTCATTGCTGGTTTCCGGTGCGCTGCCGGCGGATATGCTGGCCGACCGAATCGGGCTTCGTTTTGACGAGGATCGTGATTTTGCCACGGTCGCCGGCTATGCGCTGGCGATATTGCGCCACCTGCCGCAAGAGGGTGAGGCCTTTGCTGATCAGGGCTGGCGTTTCGAGATAGTCGATATGGATGGGCGGAAGATCGACAAGCTGATCGCCCGGCCGTTATCCTCCGGCGAGGAAACGGCTTAG
- a CDS encoding FeoA family protein: MFLDQLSPGHSAEITDISWDQLSDDEGRRLRALGIYEGQRVAVRHRGMFFGRDPIALDIGRTTIAIRRMHAKLIGIARASVEETK; the protein is encoded by the coding sequence ATGTTTCTCGACCAGCTTTCCCCTGGCCATAGTGCCGAGATCACCGATATTTCCTGGGACCAGCTTTCCGATGATGAAGGCCGTCGTCTGCGCGCTTTGGGCATTTATGAGGGGCAGCGGGTCGCGGTGCGGCATCGCGGGATGTTTTTCGGGCGTGACCCGATCGCACTGGACATTGGCCGCACCACCATTGCCATCCGGCGGATGCACGCCAAGCTGATCGGCATTGCCAGGGCCAGCGTTGAGGAAACCAAATAA
- a CDS encoding DUF177 domain-containing protein, which produces MSGQNSDNPVTPELSRLVLLSQLDQAPQRITANVAERAALAERFGLVRLDALSASCDYHRAGDTVQASGWLRADIVQSCVITLEDFPSHIDQPFSLRFAAEVLDAGEDEMADMGDDADYDLMPLENGRFDIGEAVAQTLALMLDPYPRSPEADAALLQKGILREGEEKESPFAALGELKKKG; this is translated from the coding sequence ATGAGCGGCCAGAATTCCGACAATCCGGTTACCCCTGAACTGTCGCGTCTGGTGCTGCTGTCGCAACTCGACCAGGCACCGCAGCGGATAACCGCGAATGTCGCCGAACGCGCTGCCCTGGCAGAGCGCTTCGGGCTGGTGCGTCTTGATGCGCTGTCGGCCAGTTGCGACTATCACCGTGCGGGCGATACGGTGCAGGCCAGCGGTTGGCTCCGCGCCGATATTGTTCAGAGTTGCGTCATCACGCTGGAGGATTTTCCCAGCCATATCGATCAGCCGTTCAGCCTGCGCTTTGCCGCCGAAGTGCTGGATGCCGGAGAGGATGAGATGGCCGACATGGGCGATGACGCCGACTATGATCTAATGCCACTGGAAAATGGTCGCTTCGATATTGGCGAAGCGGTGGCGCAAACGCTGGCGCTGATGCTCGATCCCTATCCGCGCAGTCCAGAAGCCGATGCGGCGCTATTGCAAAAAGGTATTTTGCGCGAAGGGGAGGAAAAGGAAAGTCCCTTTGCGGCACTGGGTGAACTTAAGAAAAAGGGCTGA
- a CDS encoding ubiquinol-cytochrome C chaperone family protein: protein MSFFSRLFSRTPDRRDAMVPLYRSVVTLGRQPHWYLDGGVSDDIEGRFNVLVTLLTLVLLRIEQAPDQSEAGVALTELFVDDMDGQLRQDGVGDVVVGKRVGKMMSILGGRLTGLRDALAESDSAARAKAVDAVLQRNLYQAKVSDAALHHSRKALLSLHAGLGARGIDMVLAGDIA, encoded by the coding sequence ATGTCGTTTTTCTCGCGCCTGTTTTCCCGCACTCCCGACCGGCGGGATGCCATGGTGCCGCTTTACCGCTCGGTTGTGACGCTCGGGCGCCAGCCGCACTGGTATCTCGATGGCGGCGTCAGCGACGATATCGAAGGCCGGTTCAATGTGCTGGTGACGCTGCTGACGCTGGTGCTGCTGCGGATCGAACAGGCACCGGACCAGTCCGAGGCCGGGGTGGCGCTGACCGAATTGTTCGTCGACGACATGGATGGCCAGCTGCGTCAGGACGGTGTCGGCGATGTTGTCGTCGGCAAGCGGGTCGGCAAGATGATGAGCATTTTGGGCGGGCGATTGACGGGCCTGCGCGATGCGCTCGCCGAGAGTGACAGCGCCGCGCGCGCCAAGGCGGTCGATGCGGTGCTGCAGCGCAATCTCTATCAGGCTAAGGTCAGCGACGCGGCGCTGCATCATAGCCGCAAGGCACTGCTCTCGCTGCATGCCGGGCTGGGCGCTCGCGGCATCGACATGGTGCTGGCGGGGGATATCGCATGA
- the lgt gene encoding prolipoprotein diacylglyceryl transferase codes for MILSILASATDYVRFEELGLSKTLLTIGFFELRWYSLAYLAGILVGYWYLLKLIAQPGAPMARRHADDFILYATLGIILGGRLGYALFYKPELFVSFTGEGWVSYDLVRLWDGGMSLHGGVLGVLLAIWWMCRKESLSFLRFCDYVACVVPFGLFFGRLANFVNGELWGRPTDVPWAIIFTNTDTANPPLPRHPSQLYEAASEGLLMFLILYWLFWHTQARYKPGLLVGAAAMIYGISRFVVEFFRNPDAHLVEFAERTGLSMGQWLTVPMILIGLTLILTAGKRRVSEPAPRQA; via the coding sequence TTGATACTGTCTATTCTCGCTTCTGCCACCGACTATGTGCGTTTTGAAGAGCTTGGGCTTTCGAAAACGCTGCTCACCATCGGCTTTTTCGAGCTGCGCTGGTATTCGCTCGCCTATCTTGCCGGCATATTGGTCGGTTACTGGTATCTGCTCAAGCTGATCGCCCAGCCTGGTGCGCCGATGGCGCGGCGCCATGCCGATGATTTCATCCTTTACGCCACGCTCGGTATCATCCTTGGCGGGCGGCTGGGCTATGCGCTGTTCTACAAGCCGGAACTGTTCGTCTCGTTCACCGGCGAGGGCTGGGTCAGCTATGATCTGGTGCGGCTATGGGATGGCGGCATGTCGCTGCATGGCGGCGTTCTCGGGGTTTTGCTGGCGATCTGGTGGATGTGCCGCAAGGAAAGCCTCTCCTTTCTGCGCTTTTGCGATTATGTCGCCTGTGTGGTGCCGTTCGGCCTGTTCTTCGGTCGGCTCGCCAATTTCGTCAATGGCGAGCTTTGGGGCCGCCCCACCGATGTCCCCTGGGCGATCATCTTCACCAATACCGATACAGCCAATCCGCCGCTGCCGCGTCATCCAAGCCAGCTTTACGAGGCTGCCAGCGAGGGGCTGCTGATGTTCCTCATCCTCTACTGGCTGTTCTGGCACACTCAGGCACGATACAAGCCCGGCCTGCTGGTCGGGGCGGCGGCCATGATTTACGGCATCAGCCGCTTCGTCGTCGAATTTTTCCGCAACCCCGATGCGCATCTGGTCGAGTTTGCCGAGCGTACCGGGCTCAGCATGGGCCAATGGCTGACGGTGCCGATGATCCTGATCGGGCTAACGCTGATCCTGACCGCCGGCAAGCGCCGCGTCAGCGAACCGGCGCCGCGCCAGGCCTGA
- a CDS encoding FAD-dependent monooxygenase, with the protein MTQADSPAAIQHCDVAISGAGMIGLTLALALAQSGITVHLIDPVDPAEHVQHKDDHRATAIIRSSWEMFSVLGIADRLGETASPISAIAVREQQEATPLQFTADIGDVMGYMVPNIALIKALLAAIAEQPGVHCHFGCTCAEREERGSKLALTLDDGTHLSADVLVVAEGKRSPSLTSGGFSATRWSYDHHAIVATLAHDHGHDGVAFQHFLPGGPLALLPLSDAPGEEEGLPRHRSSLVWSMPAAQADGLMAIGPRGFARELMRHVGDITGAVQLAGARGRFPLTFHNVTNPVRGRTVLIGDTAHALHPIAGQGFNLGLRDVACLAEIFAEAVRIGLDCGHADMLQRYADWRAGDVTLMASVTDSLMRIFALPEPLGRLRRGGMRAVGAIDPLRNMLAAEARGESGNLPRLLQGIAV; encoded by the coding sequence ATGACACAAGCAGATTCACCCGCTGCGATACAGCATTGCGATGTCGCCATTTCCGGTGCCGGCATGATCGGCCTGACGCTGGCACTCGCGCTGGCCCAGTCGGGCATCACCGTGCATCTCATCGATCCCGTCGACCCCGCCGAGCATGTCCAGCACAAGGATGACCATCGCGCTACCGCGATTATCCGTTCGAGCTGGGAGATGTTTAGCGTCCTCGGCATTGCTGATCGGCTGGGCGAAACCGCATCGCCGATCAGCGCGATTGCGGTGCGCGAACAACAGGAGGCGACACCGCTGCAATTCACCGCCGATATTGGTGATGTCATGGGCTATATGGTGCCGAATATTGCGCTGATAAAGGCGCTGCTGGCCGCGATAGCCGAACAGCCTGGGGTGCATTGCCATTTCGGCTGCACATGCGCAGAGCGCGAAGAGCGTGGTTCGAAGCTGGCGCTAACGCTTGATGATGGGACGCATCTTTCGGCCGATGTGCTGGTAGTGGCCGAGGGCAAGCGCTCGCCCAGCCTTACATCCGGCGGCTTTTCGGCGACCCGATGGAGCTATGACCATCACGCCATTGTGGCGACGCTGGCGCATGATCATGGCCATGATGGCGTTGCCTTCCAGCATTTCCTGCCCGGTGGTCCATTGGCGCTGTTGCCGCTCTCCGATGCGCCGGGCGAGGAAGAAGGCCTGCCCCGTCACCGCAGCTCGCTGGTATGGTCGATGCCTGCGGCACAGGCCGATGGGCTGATGGCCATTGGGCCGCGCGGCTTTGCCCGCGAACTGATGCGCCATGTCGGGGATATCACAGGTGCGGTACAGCTGGCCGGGGCACGTGGCCGTTTCCCTCTGACCTTCCACAATGTCACCAATCCAGTGCGTGGTCGCACCGTGCTGATCGGTGATACCGCCCATGCTCTGCACCCAATTGCCGGACAGGGGTTCAATCTCGGCCTGCGCGATGTCGCCTGTCTCGCCGAGATATTTGCCGAGGCTGTGCGTATCGGGCTCGATTGCGGCCATGCCGACATGCTGCAGCGCTATGCCGACTGGCGCGCTGGCGATGTGACACTGATGGCTTCGGTCACCGACAGCCTGATGCGGATATTCGCGCTGCCCGAACCATTGGGCCGACTGCGTCGCGGCGGCATGCGGGCGGTTGGCGCTATCGACCCGCTGCGCAATATGCTCGCCGCCGAGGCACGGGGCGAAAGCGGCAACCTGCCGCGCCTGCTGCAGGGCATAGCTGTCTGA
- a CDS encoding COQ9 family protein: MSDTLLDSLPEDPDLDEIRVFLAPHIAEEAAFDGWTDEALVLAAEAHDIDPAVARLAYPEGAMDMIDAWIESIDARMKAEFPEDRLDAMKIREKITELVWFRITAVMPQKEALRRAVSIMALPQNAGRSARISWRSSDLMWRMAGDTATDYNHYTKRTILTGVYSTTLLCFLDDESDEYEDTRAFLERRIENVMQFEKVKAKVLKRREGFDLTRFLGRLRYRAE, encoded by the coding sequence ATGTCAGACACATTATTGGACAGCCTGCCCGAGGACCCCGATCTCGACGAGATTCGCGTCTTTCTGGCACCGCATATCGCCGAGGAGGCCGCATTTGACGGCTGGACGGACGAAGCACTGGTGCTGGCAGCAGAGGCGCATGACATCGACCCGGCGGTGGCGCGGCTGGCCTATCCCGAGGGCGCGATGGACATGATCGATGCCTGGATCGAATCCATCGATGCGCGGATGAAGGCGGAATTTCCCGAAGACCGGCTCGATGCGATGAAAATCCGCGAGAAAATCACCGAGCTCGTGTGGTTCCGCATCACCGCAGTGATGCCGCAAAAGGAGGCGCTGCGTCGCGCCGTTTCGATCATGGCACTGCCGCAAAATGCCGGTCGCAGCGCGCGCATCTCGTGGCGCTCGTCCGACCTTATGTGGCGCATGGCCGGTGACACCGCCACCGACTATAACCACTATACCAAGCGGACGATTCTGACCGGCGTCTATTCGACGACCCTGCTGTGCTTTCTCGATGACGAGAGCGACGAATATGAAGACACCCGCGCCTTTCTGGAACGCCGCATCGAGAATGTGATGCAGTTCGAAAAGGTCAAGGCGAAGGTGCTGAAACGACGCGAAGGCTTCGACCTCACGCGGTTTCTCGGACGGCTGCGCTATCGGGCGGAGTAG
- the ssb gene encoding single-stranded DNA-binding protein, whose amino-acid sequence MAGSVNKVILIGNLGADPEVRSFQNGGRVCNLRIATTDSWKDRNTGERQERTEWHNVAIFQDGLVGVAERYLKKGSKVYIEGALRTRKWQDQSGNDRYTTEVVLQGYGGNLTMLDGPGGGGGQRSGGGNYGGGNDYGSGGSGGGASNWGQTGGSSGGGSGGSGPAGGYDDLDDEVPF is encoded by the coding sequence ATGGCAGGATCGGTCAACAAGGTCATACTTATCGGCAATCTGGGTGCCGACCCGGAAGTCCGCTCGTTCCAGAATGGCGGGCGTGTGTGCAATTTGCGTATCGCCACCACCGATAGCTGGAAGGACCGCAATACCGGCGAACGCCAGGAACGCACCGAGTGGCACAATGTCGCAATCTTCCAGGACGGTCTGGTCGGCGTCGCCGAGCGCTATCTCAAAAAAGGCTCCAAGGTCTATATCGAAGGTGCGCTGCGTACCCGTAAATGGCAGGACCAGTCCGGCAATGACCGCTACACCACCGAGGTCGTGCTCCAGGGCTATGGCGGCAACCTTACCATGCTTGATGGTCCGGGTGGTGGCGGTGGTCAGCGCAGCGGTGGCGGCAATTATGGCGGCGGCAACGACTATGGCTCGGGTGGCTCCGGTGGTGGCGCTTCGAACTGGGGCCAGACCGGCGGCAGCAGCGGTGGTGGTTCCGGAGGTAGTGGTCCGGCTGGTGGCTATGACGATCTCGACGACGAAGTGCCGTTCTGA